Proteins encoded within one genomic window of Lysinibacillus sphaericus:
- a CDS encoding PstS family phosphate ABC transporter substrate-binding protein has protein sequence MRVIQSILVFIVLLFFTGIIALTLVLNGDIHFLNLLFVLSISLFLFITCMIFDWFTTKKRKTLFATIIGVALLIASVAPIQYYYKMNMATVDAEIDVSAYEPFTVHNKVVKNSQDASLHLEEPLPRIDGATAMYPLYAAFVEATYPNKSYPYYDSEVKVSRTPEAYQNLIAGDVDVIFAAAPSDSQVKVAEINGLTFAMTPIGREAFVFFVHHKNRVENLSLEQLKQIYAGQITNWHEVGGDNDSIRAFQRPADSGSQTTLEKIMGDTPIMEAPAENVATGMGGIIHEVSQYRNYKNAIGYTFRYYSTEMVGNNEIQLLSIDGIEPTKENIRNGTYPLISEFYAVTAGTDNPNVKKFIDWIVSPEGQALVEKVGYVPVEND, from the coding sequence ATGAGGGTTATACAATCGATACTAGTGTTTATAGTTTTGTTATTTTTCACAGGAATAATTGCTTTGACTTTAGTACTAAATGGAGATATCCATTTTTTAAATCTTCTTTTTGTGTTATCAATTAGCCTCTTTTTATTTATTACGTGTATGATTTTTGACTGGTTTACGACAAAAAAGCGCAAAACATTGTTCGCCACGATTATTGGTGTAGCTCTGCTTATTGCTTCTGTAGCACCGATTCAGTACTATTATAAAATGAATATGGCTACTGTTGATGCTGAAATCGATGTATCTGCCTATGAACCTTTTACAGTACACAATAAGGTTGTGAAAAATAGTCAAGACGCGTCCTTACACTTGGAAGAGCCACTTCCGCGTATAGATGGAGCAACGGCGATGTACCCGTTATATGCAGCCTTTGTAGAGGCTACCTATCCGAACAAAAGCTATCCATACTATGATAGCGAGGTGAAAGTAAGTCGAACGCCTGAAGCTTATCAAAATTTAATTGCTGGTGATGTAGATGTGATTTTTGCAGCAGCCCCATCAGATTCACAAGTAAAAGTCGCGGAAATAAATGGGCTGACATTTGCTATGACCCCGATTGGGCGTGAGGCTTTTGTTTTTTTTGTGCATCATAAAAATCGCGTTGAAAATCTTTCACTTGAACAGCTGAAGCAAATTTATGCAGGTCAAATTACAAATTGGCACGAAGTTGGTGGCGATAATGACTCTATTCGCGCATTCCAACGACCAGCTGATAGTGGTAGTCAGACGACGTTAGAAAAAATTATGGGCGATACACCTATAATGGAAGCACCTGCAGAAAATGTAGCAACTGGCATGGGTGGCATAATCCATGAAGTTTCTCAATATCGCAATTATAAAAATGCAATTGGTTATACGTTTAGATATTACTCGACAGAAATGGTTGGGAATAATGAAATACAATTACTGTCCATTGATGGTATTGAGCCGACAAAGGAAAATATTCGCAATGGTACATATCCACTAATATCCGAATTTTACGCAGTAACTGCTGGGACGGATAATCCAAATGTTAAAAAGTTTATTGATTGGATTGTGTCGCCTGAAGGACAGGCATTAGTTGAAAAGGTTGGTTATGTGCCAGTTGAAAATGATTAG
- a CDS encoding phosphotransferase family protein, which yields MVDRVLKHFGLDAVLVSEVEDSNSSTVVKCALRNKENVFVKIPFSKLKYQRELEAYELLKGRVAIPDMLDCWAGDEACTGAFLLSELKGKPLTFEAPPTVAYQVGVLHASIHSVQPPVLHKLIGIDNEFASWSNFVERQFYSFAEDVKDVVDVCLYNHAMAHFEKMKQQLPSPDGPSLIHMDFRPANIIVDANKVLGTIDFESVRFGSTEIDFTKLYRDFLSRDITLFQAYQEGYNSIRPLIDLDVVLPFYRFTDAFNSIGWCKRRGLEKNAVFLERNLVILEKLLK from the coding sequence ATGGTAGATCGTGTTCTTAAACATTTTGGATTAGATGCTGTATTAGTCAGTGAGGTGGAAGATTCCAATAGTTCAACAGTTGTTAAATGTGCACTACGTAATAAGGAAAATGTTTTTGTGAAGATACCTTTTTCAAAATTAAAATATCAACGAGAGTTAGAAGCGTATGAGCTATTAAAAGGAAGGGTAGCTATACCAGACATGCTGGATTGTTGGGCTGGTGATGAAGCCTGTACAGGAGCATTTTTATTATCCGAATTAAAAGGTAAACCGTTAACATTTGAAGCTCCACCAACAGTAGCTTATCAAGTAGGGGTCTTGCACGCATCCATCCATTCCGTCCAACCTCCTGTTTTGCACAAATTAATCGGCATTGATAATGAGTTTGCTAGTTGGTCTAATTTTGTGGAACGCCAGTTTTATAGTTTTGCAGAAGATGTTAAAGATGTGGTAGATGTTTGTTTATACAATCACGCCATGGCTCATTTTGAAAAAATGAAACAACAGCTCCCATCGCCTGATGGACCAAGTTTGATCCATATGGATTTTCGGCCAGCGAATATTATTGTGGATGCTAATAAAGTATTAGGTACAATCGATTTTGAATCTGTCCGATTTGGTTCCACCGAAATAGATTTTACAAAACTATATCGAGATTTTTTAAGTCGGGATATTACATTATTTCAAGCTTATCAAGAAGGATACAACAGTATTAGGCCATTAATCGATTTAGATGTGGTATTGCCTTTTTATCGATTTACAGATGCTTTCAATAGTATCGGATGGTGTAAACGCCGTGGACTTGAGAAAAATGCTGTGTTTTTGGAACGGAATTTAGTTATTTTGGAAAAATTGCTAAAATAA
- a CDS encoding GNAT family N-acetyltransferase: protein MEQNVQIVELNAENWYDCCELQVSPEQKKFMESNAISIAQSKFEPTLKPYAIYDNEKVVGFLMYNSVQEELDGYWIYRIMVDKTFQGKGIGKVATALMLSEMAKLPNAKKIIVGYHPENLEAHHLYTSLGFMDEGDRFGKEMAVIKIVE from the coding sequence ATGGAACAAAATGTCCAAATTGTCGAATTAAATGCAGAAAACTGGTATGACTGTTGTGAATTACAAGTATCACCAGAGCAAAAAAAATTCATGGAATCCAATGCAATTTCAATTGCCCAATCAAAGTTTGAGCCTACTTTAAAGCCATATGCTATTTATGATAATGAAAAAGTGGTTGGCTTTTTAATGTACAATTCCGTTCAAGAAGAACTTGATGGCTATTGGATATATCGAATAATGGTCGATAAGACTTTTCAGGGCAAGGGTATTGGAAAAGTTGCAACTGCGTTAATGCTTTCAGAGATGGCTAAATTACCGAATGCAAAGAAAATAATTGTAGGTTACCATCCAGAAAATTTAGAAGCCCATCATTTATATACAAGTTTAGGATTTATGGATGAAGGGGATAGATTCGGTAAGGAAATGGCAGTAATCAAGATAGTAGAGTAA
- a CDS encoding DMT family transporter, with protein MKSNIQFILSMVIFGTIGLVVRNIDLSSSERALLSSFIGCLFLTIVFFILKKTIAWQLVKANAVILVFSSIALGGNWIFLYQSYDYTTIANATLGYYFAPVFVMLLSPYVLKEPLSWKKIVCVLVAITGLVCIVGEGLSASKTDDLLGLFYGLIAAAFYAILLLLNKFIHDIEKLELTIIQLGTTAVLLLPYVLLTSGFDIVKVSGSSIPFILILGIFNTGIGFWLFFSGMEKLKGQSIAMLSYVDPFVAILISAFILQEHMTMLQILGGILLLASTFVSEIKTKSLKFIKH; from the coding sequence ATGAAATCAAACATTCAGTTTATTTTATCCATGGTCATTTTCGGTACAATTGGTTTAGTAGTACGAAATATTGACCTATCTTCGAGCGAAAGAGCTTTGCTAAGCAGTTTTATTGGATGCTTGTTTTTAACAATCGTCTTTTTTATTTTGAAGAAAACAATAGCATGGCAGTTGGTAAAAGCGAATGCTGTCATTTTGGTGTTTTCTAGTATTGCCTTGGGGGGAAATTGGATTTTCCTTTACCAATCCTACGACTATACGACAATTGCCAATGCAACACTTGGCTATTATTTTGCGCCCGTGTTTGTCATGCTTCTTTCTCCATACGTACTGAAAGAACCATTGTCTTGGAAAAAAATTGTTTGCGTTCTGGTTGCGATTACCGGTTTAGTATGTATTGTCGGTGAAGGTCTAAGTGCATCAAAAACTGATGATCTTCTTGGACTTTTTTATGGATTAATTGCCGCCGCTTTTTACGCTATATTATTGTTATTAAATAAATTCATTCACGATATAGAAAAACTGGAACTGACGATTATTCAGCTTGGAACTACCGCTGTACTTCTCTTGCCTTACGTTTTGTTAACGTCCGGTTTTGATATCGTAAAAGTATCTGGTTCATCCATTCCTTTTATTTTAATTTTAGGGATTTTTAATACGGGGATTGGATTTTGGCTATTCTTCTCGGGTATGGAGAAATTAAAGGGGCAAAGTATTGCCATGCTCAGCTATGTTGATCCCTTTGTAGCCATCTTGATTTCCGCTTTTATTCTACAAGAGCATATGACAATGCTTCAAATACTTGGGGGTATATTACTACTAGCCTCAACTTTTGTTAGTGAAATAAAAACGAAATCACTGAAATTTATAAAACACTAA
- a CDS encoding cell wall hydrolase: MPRVKYRDADIDLMARMMRAEAVGEGKQGMLYVGNVIVNRLVSNCLDFKDLRSIEDVIYQVQGGNYSFEAVQKGNMFYQRARETEKRLAKQNLDYWREHPGKYALWYFNPYAPCPPTWYGQPFAGQFKNHCFYEPAPDTCDGVYIG, from the coding sequence TTGCCAAGAGTAAAATATCGTGATGCAGACATTGACTTAATGGCGAGGATGATGAGAGCAGAAGCTGTAGGTGAAGGGAAACAAGGGATGTTGTATGTTGGCAATGTGATTGTCAATCGGCTAGTTTCCAATTGTTTAGACTTTAAAGATTTAAGATCAATTGAAGATGTTATTTATCAAGTCCAAGGCGGAAATTATTCATTTGAAGCAGTTCAAAAAGGAAATATGTTCTATCAAAGAGCAAGAGAAACGGAGAAAAGATTAGCTAAACAAAATTTAGATTATTGGCGAGAGCACCCAGGGAAATACGCACTCTGGTACTTTAATCCGTACGCGCCGTGCCCACCTACATGGTACGGTCAACCATTTGCAGGACAGTTTAAAAACCATTGTTTTTATGAACCAGCACCTGACACATGTGATGGAGTTTATATTGGATAG
- a CDS encoding methyl-accepting chemotaxis protein has translation MKSIKHKLLGVFLIIILLITALCVYNFKSVVKFNHDTDAIIKEDLPLLIADEELAFNIAQRIALARGYILYNDPSYKEAFLQYTEESKALQNQVLQETNSEEAKQLIDKSIEWRKTITEEVFVAFDKGNKEQALAIMANKVQPLGRDLMSGFKEIADKRKDIILSEGNDVMDTGTSIKNASLMMSIIIIMVAIILAIVTARIISTPIKKVVDRMLQIADGNLQSTNLVTKAKDETAQLIEATNTMNSNLKNVITNIINASDNVKEQSKGLSASANEVKEGSLQIAITMEALASGSQEQAQNCANLGETLSDFIEKIKLSNEEGIQVRTLTEKVKTATISGNKLMSISESNMHNIEDLVEDSVTKVKELDQKTAKINDIISVITSISEQTNLLALNAAIEAARAGEHGKGFAVVADEVRKLAEEVKFSVNDITSIVNDVQLESAEVASSLEFGYKTIQNGTSQIKETAKTFNLIAELIENMSTKVGFISNELESFVDKGQILNMSVTSIASVSEESAAGVEETTASTEEIATLMEQILASAQMLADQSEQLNNITKKFTV, from the coding sequence GTGAAAAGCATCAAACATAAATTATTAGGCGTATTTTTAATTATCATCCTATTAATTACAGCTTTATGCGTATATAACTTCAAGTCCGTTGTGAAATTCAATCACGATACCGACGCTATAATAAAAGAAGATTTACCATTGTTAATCGCTGATGAAGAATTAGCCTTTAATATTGCCCAACGAATCGCGTTAGCACGTGGATACATATTGTATAATGACCCTTCCTATAAAGAGGCATTTCTTCAATATACGGAGGAAAGTAAAGCATTACAAAATCAAGTCCTTCAAGAAACAAATTCTGAAGAAGCAAAGCAACTTATTGATAAAAGTATAGAATGGCGTAAAACAATTACTGAAGAAGTGTTTGTAGCGTTTGATAAAGGGAATAAGGAACAAGCCCTTGCCATTATGGCCAACAAAGTGCAGCCCCTAGGTAGGGACTTGATGTCTGGTTTTAAAGAGATTGCTGATAAAAGAAAAGACATCATTCTTAGCGAAGGTAATGATGTAATGGATACAGGAACAAGCATTAAAAATGCCAGTTTAATGATGTCTATTATTATCATTATGGTTGCCATTATTTTAGCAATAGTAACAGCGAGAATTATTTCAACGCCAATTAAAAAGGTTGTTGACCGTATGTTACAAATTGCGGACGGAAACTTACAATCTACCAATCTTGTCACGAAGGCAAAAGACGAAACAGCCCAATTAATTGAAGCTACGAATACAATGAATAGTAATTTGAAAAATGTTATTACCAATATTATTAACGCAAGTGACAATGTAAAAGAGCAAAGTAAAGGGCTTTCCGCTTCTGCCAATGAAGTGAAGGAAGGTAGCTTACAAATTGCAATCACTATGGAAGCATTAGCTTCAGGTTCTCAAGAACAAGCGCAAAACTGTGCCAATCTCGGTGAAACACTTTCCGACTTTATAGAAAAAATTAAATTATCAAATGAAGAAGGGATACAAGTAAGAACCCTTACTGAAAAAGTAAAAACAGCTACAATCAGTGGCAATAAACTGATGTCAATATCCGAGAGTAATATGCATAATATAGAAGATTTAGTGGAAGATTCCGTTACGAAGGTGAAAGAATTAGATCAAAAAACTGCCAAAATTAATGACATCATCTCTGTTATTACGAGTATTTCAGAACAAACCAATTTATTAGCGCTAAATGCCGCAATCGAAGCAGCAAGAGCAGGTGAACATGGAAAAGGCTTTGCTGTAGTTGCAGACGAAGTAAGAAAGCTTGCTGAAGAAGTAAAATTTAGTGTTAATGACATTACAAGTATTGTTAACGATGTGCAGCTAGAATCTGCCGAAGTTGCATCATCATTAGAATTCGGCTATAAAACGATCCAAAACGGAACATCCCAAATAAAAGAAACCGCAAAAACGTTTAATTTAATTGCGGAGCTGATTGAAAACATGTCAACAAAAGTTGGTTTTATTTCGAATGAACTTGAAAGTTTTGTAGATAAAGGACAAATACTTAACATGTCAGTTACTTCAATCGCAAGCGTGTCAGAAGAATCTGCTGCTGGTGTAGAAGAAACAACTGCTTCGACTGAAGAAATAGCCACTCTAATGGAACAAATATTAGCCAGCGCTCAAATGCTAGCTGACCAATCTGAACAATTAAACAACATCACCAAAAAATTTACAGTCTAA
- a CDS encoding DMT family transporter yields MAWVALVIAGLCEMMGVFMISKYNEVKNIKNLVLLIAVFTVSFLGLAYAMETLPMGTTYAIWTGIGAAGGAILGMLFFNESKDWRRIVCIVLVLGAAICLKLLS; encoded by the coding sequence ATGGCGTGGGTAGCATTAGTCATCGCTGGACTTTGTGAAATGATGGGTGTTTTTATGATTAGTAAGTACAATGAAGTGAAAAATATAAAAAACCTAGTCTTATTAATTGCCGTATTTACGGTTAGTTTTTTAGGGCTTGCCTATGCCATGGAAACCTTGCCGATGGGAACAACCTATGCCATTTGGACGGGAATTGGGGCAGCAGGGGGAGCTATACTAGGCATGTTGTTCTTTAATGAATCGAAAGATTGGCGAAGAATCGTCTGTATTGTGCTCGTTTTAGGAGCTGCGATTTGTTTAAAATTGTTATCTTAA
- a CDS encoding DUF2268 domain-containing putative Zn-dependent protease (predicted Zn-dependent protease with a strongly conserved HExxH motif): MKKFRGIFTAFILINIILLLASCTQTEKSYIKQNIESIITTFEHPETKQKFKIVNAYKLFDNYKDKVEGNPEQSKLEIYKEEVINPIYSDCFANAEYLYMADQVLNAAPDRFEEIEKINEKIDSKDTEKIISEALFKSSNLIPSQKVTTICVLPSTNENTSLLTVGANKILVQYHESFTDDYLRIGIAHEYHHSIWAEKYLSGDKAITVLDNLAFEGKAVMFANLVYPDIHLPLFDLSLTYNKENWSKIAGDLDSEDINRSSEILFGGNELPINYGYSEGYKMVKSYLDLHPNITPKEWIALSAKEIFEKGNYIKHYQ, from the coding sequence TTGAAGAAATTTAGGGGAATATTTACTGCATTTATTCTAATAAACATCATTTTACTGCTTGCATCGTGTACACAAACAGAAAAGTCCTATATAAAACAAAATATTGAAAGTATCATTACCACATTCGAACATCCCGAAACTAAGCAAAAGTTTAAAATCGTCAATGCCTATAAACTTTTTGACAACTATAAAGATAAAGTTGAAGGTAACCCAGAGCAATCAAAATTGGAAATTTATAAAGAAGAGGTTATTAATCCAATCTATAGTGATTGTTTTGCCAATGCAGAATATCTTTATATGGCTGATCAAGTTCTAAATGCTGCCCCTGATCGCTTTGAAGAAATTGAAAAAATAAACGAAAAAATTGACAGTAAAGATACAGAAAAGATTATAAGTGAAGCACTTTTTAAATCTTCAAATCTTATTCCTTCTCAGAAGGTAACAACGATATGTGTCCTCCCTTCTACAAATGAAAATACAAGTTTGCTAACCGTAGGGGCAAATAAAATATTGGTCCAATACCATGAAAGTTTTACGGATGACTATTTAAGAATAGGAATAGCACATGAATATCACCATAGTATTTGGGCTGAGAAGTACCTAAGTGGAGATAAAGCTATTACTGTACTGGATAATCTAGCATTTGAAGGGAAGGCGGTTATGTTCGCAAATCTAGTGTATCCTGATATTCATTTACCCTTATTTGATTTATCTTTAACATATAATAAAGAAAATTGGTCGAAAATTGCAGGAGATCTCGATAGTGAAGACATAAATAGGTCATCAGAAATTCTTTTTGGGGGAAATGAGCTTCCTATAAATTATGGTTACAGTGAAGGCTATAAAATGGTTAAATCCTATCTTGATTTACACCCAAATATAACGCCAAAGGAATGGATTGCTCTAAGTGCGAAAGAAATTTTTGAAAAGGGAAATTATATTAAACATTATCAATAG
- a CDS encoding alpha/beta hydrolase gives MMNIVPPKPFFYKGGKQAVLLLHSFTSNTMDMKKLGKYLQQHNYTCYAPLYKGHGLPAEELLTFGPSDWWEDVREAYQLLKDEGYEKIAVIGLSLGGVFALKVAQELEVNGVVTMSVPRHREALFLQKRAFYYAKEYKRLEGKNEDQINMEMALLQNLPNHTLVEFQQLIDVTMDKLALITAPIRIMYGALDDPLYKESAEVIFHNVMSQHKIIKGYPNSKHLMTLGLDLHDINQDILAFLHDLTW, from the coding sequence ATGATGAACATTGTACCACCTAAGCCTTTTTTCTATAAAGGTGGAAAGCAAGCGGTTTTATTATTACATTCTTTTACAAGCAATACGATGGATATGAAAAAGCTAGGAAAGTATTTGCAACAGCACAATTATACTTGTTATGCACCTTTGTACAAAGGACATGGTTTACCAGCAGAAGAATTGCTGACGTTTGGACCGAGTGATTGGTGGGAGGATGTACGAGAAGCTTACCAGTTGTTGAAGGATGAAGGGTATGAAAAAATAGCGGTAATCGGCCTTTCTCTTGGTGGCGTGTTTGCCTTAAAAGTTGCTCAAGAATTAGAGGTAAATGGTGTTGTGACAATGTCCGTACCAAGACATAGGGAAGCTTTATTTCTTCAAAAGCGCGCCTTTTATTATGCAAAGGAATACAAACGACTCGAAGGAAAAAACGAGGACCAAATAAATATGGAAATGGCCCTTCTACAAAATTTGCCTAATCATACATTGGTGGAATTTCAACAGTTAATTGATGTAACAATGGATAAGTTGGCATTGATTACAGCACCTATTCGAATAATGTATGGTGCATTGGATGATCCGTTGTATAAAGAAAGTGCCGAAGTTATTTTTCACAACGTTATGTCGCAGCATAAAATAATAAAAGGGTATCCAAACTCTAAACATTTGATGACATTAGGGTTAGATCTGCATGACATAAACCAGGATATACTTGCTTTTTTACATGATTTAACGTGGTAG
- a CDS encoding ASCH domain-containing protein: MGIYEEYFTSIKEGKKTIEVRLNDEKRRKIKVGDTIEFIRIPEKNKTFRVQVTRLRKYDTFEAMYNDIPFKGFDCEGWTMKEMLDSTYEIYTPEQEIKWGTLAITIR, encoded by the coding sequence ATGGGCATATATGAGGAATATTTCACATCGATAAAAGAAGGGAAAAAGACAATAGAGGTTCGATTAAATGATGAAAAGAGAAGGAAAATTAAAGTCGGAGATACTATTGAATTTATTAGGATTCCAGAAAAAAATAAAACATTTAGAGTGCAAGTAACAAGGTTGAGAAAATACGATACTTTTGAAGCGATGTATAATGATATTCCTTTTAAAGGGTTTGATTGTGAAGGTTGGACAATGAAAGAAATGCTAGACAGTACATATGAAATTTACACGCCAGAACAAGAAATAAAATGGGGAACTTTAGCGATTACGATAAGATGA
- a CDS encoding GNAT family N-acetyltransferase, whose translation MIIVSKDHFQLIKTKLNEAPTFVFSILDSMIKGTVYADAVDYKTLLIATDSGLNYVAGQVLDERFLQHLVKIFDASVEQGKRFTLFSPSAAWDREIEKYLKQQVGKVQRYAFSFDAQTYKKRKNSDKSEYDVAKIGQADIQHCLEFDHKYYDTYWDSTDNFIQNGIGFCVKDNEQIISASVSIFKSTKFAEIDIATDSHYRGKGLASIVAEQFIDDCLAAHIQPRWDCDIDNQASINLGTKLGFINPRPYSVYFKIRHDANGPC comes from the coding sequence ATGATTATAGTATCAAAAGACCATTTTCAGTTGATTAAAACGAAACTTAATGAAGCACCAACGTTTGTATTTAGCATATTGGATTCGATGATTAAAGGAACGGTTTATGCAGATGCTGTTGATTACAAGACATTGCTAATCGCAACGGATTCAGGATTAAATTATGTTGCCGGACAGGTATTAGATGAACGATTCCTTCAGCACCTCGTAAAAATTTTTGATGCATCTGTAGAGCAAGGAAAGCGCTTTACATTATTTTCACCTAGTGCAGCGTGGGATCGTGAAATTGAAAAATATCTGAAGCAGCAGGTAGGCAAAGTCCAGCGTTATGCTTTTTCATTTGACGCACAGACGTATAAAAAAAGAAAAAACAGTGATAAAAGCGAATATGACGTAGCTAAAATTGGGCAGGCGGATATCCAACATTGTTTGGAGTTTGACCACAAATATTACGATACATATTGGGATTCAACGGATAATTTTATCCAAAATGGAATAGGATTTTGTGTCAAGGATAATGAGCAAATTATTAGCGCAAGCGTATCAATTTTTAAATCTACAAAATTTGCTGAAATAGATATTGCGACAGATTCCCATTATAGAGGAAAAGGATTAGCAAGTATCGTTGCGGAACAATTTATCGATGATTGCTTAGCCGCTCATATTCAACCTCGTTGGGACTGTGATATTGATAATCAAGCTTCAATTAATTTAGGGACTAAATTGGGTTTTATAAATCCGCGGCCCTATAGCGTTTACTTTAAAATTAGACACGATGCTAATGGTCCGTGTTAA
- a CDS encoding DMT family transporter, translating to MNKQWISVFVAAFFEVGWVIGLKHANSTLEWLGTAIAIFISFYLLIKAGERLPVGTVYAVFVGLGTAGTVCADSLLFGEPWKLAKILCIVVLLAGVVGLKLVTGELKEKEVKG from the coding sequence ATGAACAAACAATGGATTAGTGTCTTTGTAGCGGCTTTTTTTGAAGTTGGCTGGGTTATTGGCTTAAAGCATGCTAATAGTACTCTAGAATGGCTAGGAACAGCAATTGCTATTTTTATTAGTTTCTATTTATTAATTAAGGCTGGAGAGCGTTTACCTGTTGGCACGGTTTATGCAGTGTTTGTAGGTTTGGGGACAGCAGGTACGGTATGTGCTGATAGTCTGCTGTTTGGAGAGCCGTGGAAACTAGCAAAAATTTTGTGTATTGTCGTTTTACTCGCAGGTGTTGTAGGCTTGAAGCTTGTGACGGGTGAGCTAAAAGAGAAAGAGGTGAAGGGATAA